AACGGATGTTGATTAACCTTAAAACCCATGGCCGACAGCAACATAAAATAAGAAGCTTGATCCCAATTCTGTGTCCCGAAGAAATGTGTTTTCGCTTTCTCTGATTTTCGATGAAGTCTTTCCACCAAAACTTTTTCTAGCATTTCAGATTTATGTAAATCGCTAACTTCAAACCAATGTCCGGCACAAGGAATCTCATCTTGCGAGTTCTGCAGCTTCTCAAATTTTTCAATCAAAGTATAATCAACCCTATCCTTCAATTCAATTGTTGGTATTTTACTGCCATCAGGATGCTGAATGGGTTTATCATTTTGCCATACTACATGTAAAACCACATTTTCATAGTTTGGATCATGATGATGATGGTGACGATTCCAGTCTGAAGACTTAATATGAATTTCTACAGCCCCATTCCACTCCATTTCGTCTACTAGAATTTTAGCATGTTGAAAATCAGGCCCAGAATTATGATGTGCAAATCCAGTTTTGATTGTTTTTACCAAACCACCATCGGTAGTTTCTAAATCAATTTTATTAAATTTTTGGTAGCGCCAAACGTAATGTAAAAAATCCTCCTTCATTGGGTCATTAGTAGGTTGAAAATTGAATATCTAAAAACTATGGATTTATTACAAATTAGATCAGTTTTTTAAAGCAATGACAGACGGAACCTTAATAAATAGTCTATTGTCCACTGTTGCGATTTGTTGTGCATGAATTATGGATCGTTTAAAGCTTTGGAACTAACGGTATTTGATATTATAGATCTGCCAAATGGAATATCAGACTTCTTAAACATCACAGAAAAGACCATTGACTCCTTGACTTATTTTAATGATGTTCGAAATATAATTTCACCTTTTCTTTCTACAAATTTCTACTTCAATATTGTAAAATCCTGTATTTAGTGATTAATTGCGCTTATGGTTCTCAATTACATCTGGATTGCATTTTTTCTTATAGCTTTTGTATTTGCCTTGGTCCAATGGATTTTCATGGGCGATATGGAAATCTTTCCTGCCCTGACCCAGGCCACTTTTGATAATGCTAAATTAGGCTTTGAAATTTCTCTTTGGCTAACTGGTGTAATGTCATTGTGGCTAGGTATTATGAAAATTGGTGAAAAAGGTGGAATGGTTTCCATTTTAGCTAAAATCACCTCTCCTCTTTTTTCAAGATTATTTCCTGAAGTGCCAAAAAACCATCCTGCCATGGGTGCAATGCTCATGAATATTTCAGCTAATATGCTGGGATTAGATAACGCTGCCACGCCTTTAGGTCTAAAAGCGATGCATAGTTTACAGGAACTAAATCCAAAAAAAGATACTGCCAGTAATGCACAGATCATGTTTTTGGTATTAAATACTTCTGGCCTGACCATCATCCCCATTAGCATAATGGTTTATAGATCACAACTAGGCGCAGCCGATCCATCAGATGTTTTTATTCCCATTTTATTGACTACCTTCTTTTCAACTTTGAGCGGATTAATAGCTGTTTCAATAGTTCAGAGAATCAATCTATTTCATAAAAATATACTACTTTCCTTAGGTTTATTAAGCTTAATAATAGCTAGTATTATTTATTTCTTCAGCAATCTAAGTCAAGCCGAAATAGGTCCTATTTCCTCAAATATTGCTAATTTCATTTTATTCTCAATTATTATAGCGTTTATCGTTTTGGCGGTTCGCAAAAAAGTGAATGTTTATGATTCATTTGTTGAAGGAGCTAAGGAAGGATTCAATTACGCAATTATGATAATTCCGTATCTCATTGCCATATTAGTAGCTGTAGGAGTTTTTAGAGCATCAGGAGCGATGGATTTGCTAAAAGATGGATTGGAGGCAATGGTGGCCTTCGTGGGATTAAATACAGATTTTGTTCCCTCGATCCCTACGGCTTTAATGAAACCTTTGAGCGGCAGTGGCGCAAGAGGAATGATGGTAGATGCCATGGAAGTTCATGGTGCTGATTCCTTCGTTGGGAGATTAGTAAGTGTAATGCAAGGCTCTACAGAAACTACTTTTTATGTATTGGCCGTTTATTTTGGTTCGGTAAATATCCGTAATTCACGATATGCTCTGACTTGTGGTTTAATTGCTGATGCAGTTGGGATTGTTGCTGCAATATTGATAAGTTATATGTTTTTTTATTGATTACCTCTTGGGTACCAAATGTAAACCAGACAAAGACAAAACCTGTCAGGTTTTAAAACTATGCAAGTCAACTGATTTACAAAACAATCATCCTAGTCAGCTGTTTTACAAACATGAAAAAAATCAAAGATTTAAAGCCAGAAGAAATTGACAGAATAGTACAAATGGGTTGGGAAGACCGCACCACTTTTGATGCCATTTTCAATCAGTTTGGGATTTCCGAAAAGCAAACTATCAAAATCATGCGTAAGGAAATGAAGCCTTCCAGTTTCAGGATGTGGAGAAAACGCGTACAGGGCAGGAAAACCAAACATGAAGCTTTAAGAAAAGATGAGGTTAAACGCTTTAAATCTACTCGTCAAAAGTCCATTAGTTTAAACAAATATAAATAATTGAAACTCTATTTACTTGTTATCGATGCGTACTGCAGTTAATGTAACCTATCCTTTCTAACCTCCAGATTCTTCATGATTTCAGCTTCTGCCTCTAATAGTTCTGCCCATCGCTTTTTTACTTCTTCTTTAGGTTGATAGCTTTCGGCTAGTTTCAGAAAATTTTTATAATGACTTGCTTCGGAAACCATCAGTTCATAATAAAACTTCTTTAGTTCCTCATCTTGAATATGAATATGCAGCTGCTTAAATCTCTCACAACTCCTTGCCTCTATTAAAGCATTGATCAGGAGCTTCTCCATTAACTGATATTTCCTGCTGCCGCCCTTAATTTCAAGCTTCATTAATTGAGAGACATATTCATCTTTTCTCTGGCGACCTAGCTTAAAGCCTCTCTTGTCAAGTTGTTCCAGCACTCTTTCAAAATGTGACCATTCTTCTGCTACAACGGGGGTCATAACTCTTACCATTTCATCCATTTCTGGAAAATTGATAATTAAGCTCATGCATGAACTGGCTGCTTTTTGTTCGCAATAAGCGTGATCAACTAAAATATCTTCAATATTTTTTTCCGCAATATCTACCCACCTTGGGTCAGTTGGTAGTTCTAAACCTAAAGTGAACTTTTCCTTTTCCATTTTCAGCTTTTAATCGAAAAATGACCAAGTAACTCCGAAGTCGAGTATTCTTTGTTGACCGCTGTAATAAGGTGCGGTGAAATATCCCCCGGCCGTTATATCTTGGTTTAAATGTCTGAATTTAATAAATATTTGTGCTGTATTGATTTTTGCAGTGGCATATAAATCCACAAACATATAGCCAGGTACCTCAAAATAGTTTTGTAAGTGAAATTGTTGTGTAACAGGATCGTAATCATCCGCAAAGTAGGTGGATTTATAATGACCTTCGAGGCCGATGCGGGTCTCTAATTTTCCTTCAAAGACTTTATGGTAATAAAAATCTAATGTTAAGAAATGCTCTGGAATTCTAAACAAATCCGCATTTGCTCCTTCTTTTAAAGTATAGATGTAATTTCCTTCAAGATTAAAAGATCGGTATTTTGCCTTTGCTTCAATACCAGGATGCAAAAGTGGTGCTGTGCCCGAGGCTTGTTGCGGCATGGCTAAGGTATCGAAATACATATGGTTGCTGACTATTTTCAGATCTAATTTAGGCTGTATCCTAAAATAATCTTTCCATTTGACATCTAATTTCCCACTCAGCTGTTGTACTTGCTCACTTCCAAAATCGTTTTGCCAAAAGTCATGATTACCTAAATGCTGTTCATAAAAGAAGGGTGAGGCAAACTGCATACTAGAGGCTGACACTGTCAAAAAAGGAATTTTCAAGCTGGCGTCTAATCGGTAATTACCACTTACTTCATATTCCGCATTTGCTTTTAATTGCCAATTTTCTTTAGGAGCAAAGCGAAAATAACCTCCTGCATAATTTTCCACTACGGGGTTTACAGTACTTAGGTATTTACCCGTATATCTAATATCCTTCCTTTTTGCATAAAAACGATAAAATGCTTCACCAATCTCCCCTTTAAAACCAATCTCATTTTGATAATATACGAATCTACTTAAATCTACAGTTGAATCTGTTCTCAAAAGAATATCATCAAAGAAATTTACGTCTGTTTCTGCTGAAGGATTGGAGTTTACAAAAGTATTCATTCGATTTGTCCGATCAAAAACATGATAAAATTGTAAAATCTTTTTCCATTTGAATTGCTGATACAAATGATACTGCTGCCTTAACTCACCACCCTGCGCATTTCTTAAATTGATATCCTCATCATCATAATCAAATAGCTCTTCATAATCTATGACCTCGGATGAATCCTTGATCCCACCTGTTTCATTTACTTTATGGAAAGTTCGAGCAAAATTAAACATTACGTGATATTTTCGATCAGGTGAACGATAATCTGTTTGCAGATCATAAGAGTGGCTCAATACATTCAAATCTCCCCTACTCTGCAATGGTCCTATTTGTTTATCTACTGTCCATCTTCTGAAACTAAATCCTACATTCCAATTTTCATTAACGTTTCGAGAAAAGTCGATTCCTATAAATGCTCTATAATTTCCTCCAAATACCGACCTCATCTGTGTAAATGGAGATTTTGTATCAAAATATTTGAATTTATCTGGTGTTTTGACGTAAGGATCATAAACTCCAAAGCCACTTCTTTTGCCAATCACATTAGGTGCTTCATAAAAAACAGGCCGCATTGCTGTTCCAATTGTTCCCAAATTTTGATAGTAATAATCAGAAATATTTACAGGGTTCCAGTTATGAGTATTATTTAAGCTGGTATCAATCGTTTGATAGGAATCAATATTATTTTTTATGTTTTCCTCTGTAGTAAAAAGTGTGGTTTTAGCTCCGTATACATTTTTGGTAGAATCGTCCGTCACCTGAGCAAAACCAGTGGTAAATCCACAACAAAAAATCGATATGATTAGTGAAAATTTCTTCAAAACAGTCGCAAAATTAACTAAAGTCATGGATTTATATAGTACTAAGTATAGAATCTTCTAAGATTCGATGAAAAGATTCTTCGTCATCCAAAAACTGTACCATGATAGGGACATAAAAAAGCCTGGTTCGAAAAGATGTAGATAGTTCGGGCATAGATATCAATCGTACCCAATCCTTTTCTGTGGTTATAATAGTAGCATTTTCCTGTTCAGCTAGGCTTTCGATTTCTTGAATTTCTTTTACTGAAAAATGATGATGATCTGCAAAATCGAAATGCCTTAAAATTTCAACTCCTTCTCGAAGTAGAAATTCTTTAAAATGATGTGCGTGGGCTATACCTGTTACTAATATTACTTTATTCCCTAGGCCTTTATCACCTACAGATGGAATAGGACGTTCATAATTAATGGAGGTAAAAAACACCTCATTTTTCGTGTAAGAGTTGATTTTAACTCTTATTTCATTTTTCTCTTTAAGGGATATGTCTTTTGGGCATTTAGTTACTACCACAACCTCTGCTCTTTTCACGCCTGACCTTCCTTCTCTGAGTGTCCCAGACGGCAACACATAATCTTTATAAAAAAGTGAACTGTAATCTGTCAATAGTATTGATAAATTTGGCTTCACACTTCTATGTTGAAAAGCATCATCTAAAATGATTATTTCATTTTCTGGAAAATCTTGCAATATACTCGGGATCGCTAAGACTCTATCCTCTCCTACAGTTACATGAGCCTTATTTTCGAATTTCTTATATATTTGAAAAGGCTCATCCCCAATTGATTTAGGATCGTCATTCTTATTAGCTATTCTGAAACCTGAAGTTTTTCTTCCATAACCTCTAGATAAAGTTGAAATTTTATTCTCATAGTTTTTCGATATCAAAAATCTTAAAAGATATTCTACAAAAGGAGTTTTACCGGTTCCTCCCATAGACAAATTTCCCACTGAGATCACCCTGGTATCAAATCTGAACACAGGCTTATACTCTATATCATATAAATGATTACGGAATTGCATCACCCATTTATATAGAAAGCTGAACGGTGACATGATTAATTGCCAATACTTATTTTTAAAGACTTGCAAGGGCTGTAAAACTTTATAACTTTGATCGAATAGATTTAAAAGCAAATATGAGCAAAATAAAGGATATCGTCCAACATTTGGAAAGCATTGCGCCCCTAGACTATCAAGAATCGTATGATAATGCCGGTTTAATCGTTGGTGATGCCTCCAAAACCGTGAGTAATATTTTAATCTCATTGGATGTTACCGAAGAGGTAGTAGAAGAAGCCAAGGCAAAAAATTGCGAACTGATTGTGGCCCATCATCCGATTATATTCAAGGGATTAAAAAAACTTACCGGCAGTAATTATGTGGAAAGAACCGTAATTAAAGCTATAAAAAATGATATTGCCATTTATGCCTCTCATACAAATTTAGATAATATCAGCACTGGTGTAAATGCAAAAATAGCGGAGAAACTAAGTCTGCGCAACGCTGAAGTACTTAGTCCAAAAAAAAGACAGTTGGGTAAGCTTAGTGTATTCGTTCCACAAGAGAATACAAACGAATTAAAAAAAGCCTTGCATCAGGCTGGCGCTGGCCAAATTGGTGAATACAAGGACTGCGCATTTGAATCATCCGGAAAAGGCAGCTTCCTTCCCACAGAAAAAGCAAATCCAAGTATTGGTAAATCCAATAAGCTCGAAACAGTTGATGAAAATAAAGTGGAGGTCATTTTTCCAATGCACCTAAAAAACAAAGTTTTATCTGCGATGCATAATGCTCATCCTTACGAGGAAGTTGCTTACTATCTGCACCAATTAGAAAACACATATAATGACTTGGGTTCTGGAATGATTGGAGAAATAGCGGAGCCAATGGAGCCAACAGACTTTCTTGATTATTTGAAGGAAAGAATGGGCTTAAAAGTTATAAAACATACTAAAGAGATAAACCGTAAAATTAAAAAGGTTGCAATTTGTGGAGGCGCGGGTTCATTCCTGATTTCACAGGCAAAAAACAAACAAGCTGACATTTATATCTCATCTGACATTAAATATCATGAATTTTTTGATGCCGAAGAAAGGCTGATTATAGCCGACATAGGGCATTATGAGAGTGAACGATTTACAAATGAGATATTTTATGCAGTATTGAAAGAAAATTTTGCTAATATTGCACTCCATTTAGGACAGACTGTCACGAATCCGATAAAATATTATTAACTGCATGGAAAGTACTGTAGCACAAAAGCTTGATGCTTTGAAAAAATTACAAAGCATCGATTCAAAATTAGACGATATTAAAAAAGTGAGGGGAGCCCTACCTGACGAGGTAGCTGATTTAGAAGATGAGATTGCAGGCTATGAAACCCGAATTCAAAAATTTGATGATAGCGTTCAAGCCATCAGAGACGAAATTGATGCCGCTAAGCAAGGTATTAAAGAATCTGAAAAACTGATTGCCAAATATGGTGAGCAACAAATGAGCGTTAGAAATAACCGTGAATATGATGCCATCACCAAAGAGGTCGAACTGCAACAATTGGATATTCAAATCCATGAAAAGAAAATTAAAGAAGCTCAAGCCAAAATAGAAGATAAAGAAAAAGGCATTGAGGAAACTAAAGCTTTGCACGAAGACCGTGTAAAAGATTTGGAGAGTAAAAAATCTGAATTAGGAAACATCGAGTCTGAAACTACTGAAGAAGTAAGCAAACTTGAGAAAGACAGAGAAAAAGCTCTAAAGAAAATTGAAGATAGATTAGTTGCGTCTTACGACAGATTAAGAGGAAATGTTAGGAATGGCCTAGCAGTGGTTCCTGTTAAAAGAGGTGCTTGTGGCGGGTGTTTTAACACTGTTCCTCCTCAAAGACAAGCTGACATCAGAGATAGAAAAAAATTAATCGTTTGTGAGCACTGCGGAAGAATTTTGACGGATGTTGAAGATGAAATCGTGGAAGAGAAGCCAAAAAAGAAACGTACTACGAGGAAAACTACTACAAAGAAAAAGGCTGAGAAATAGCTTGTAGAAATGTATTTAAATTTCTAAAGTCTATCAGATTATCTGGTAGACTTTTTTTTTGATTAATTTTAATGCTAAAGTGTTAATATCGGCTGAAATAACTTTCATCTATAATTCTGGTGAGTTGAAAACAAAGATTGCTATTTTTCGCTATAGTACATTTCATCTTTAGGTATCAAATATAAAATCAATTACTAAGTGAAGCCATCTCAAAATTCAAACGATCACATTTTCATCTGCACTGGAAAAGACTGCAAGAAAAACGGATGTGAGGAACTTAAGTCAGAATTGAAAAAGAATATCAAATTTGGCAAAAAGAAGAGTATTAGATTAGTAAAAACAAAATGCATGGACTATTGCAAAATGGGTCCCAATATAGTTGTAAATGGTAGACTTTTACATACTTGTCAAGCCAAAGATACTCTTGCAATTTTAGAAATACTTAGAGACTAAAAAGTCAATTCAGAATCTTAACAAAGTTTTAACTCAATATAGAAACTTACCCCATTGCTATTCAGTTAGCATTACTTAATTCAATGTAGTTACATTAATTCTGACATAAATATGACCAAATCGCCTCTATACACTAAAGATTTTCTTCTACATTGCTTTAGTTACCTATTGATGGCAGTGTCATTCTATTTTCTCTTACCTACCCTGCCCACTTTTGTGACTGATGTTTTGGGTGAAAATGCGGATAAAGTAGGTTATATTATAGGAATATATGCTTTATCAGCTTTAGTTGTGAGACCCTTAAGTGGTTATGCTTTTGATAAATACGGAAGAAGAAAATTATTTCTTTTTGCCATGTTTTGTTATGCTATCGTAATGGCAGCATATGGATTAGCAGCATCTTTTATTTTTTTACTGTTTCTAAGATTAGTAAACGGTGGCTTTTGGGGCATTGTGACCACGGGTGGGGGAACTATTACTTCTGATTTAGTCCCGGACAGTCGCAGAGGTGAAGGAATCGGCATTTTTGGACTATCTATGACTTTAAGTATGGCGATCGGACCATTAGTTGGCTTGCAGATTTTAAGGGAAACTGGAAGCTATCAGGCACTATTCATTACTTCGGGAATTCTTTGTTCTCTTGCGGTGATTATGTCATTCTTTGTCAACCATCCCAAAATAAGTAACAGAAAAAATAAACTAAGTTGGGAAAATGTTTTTGAACCAAAGGTTTTAAAAGTCTCAATGGTTATGCTATTGCTGGCGTTTCCATTTGCAGGGATCATGTCATTTATCACCTTGTTTGCTAAAGAACTTTCCATTGAAAGTACGGGTATGTTTTTCCTAATTTATGCCATTGGAGTAAGTATCATCAGGCCTTCTACTGGTAAAATGATGGATAAAAAAGGACCTGCTTTCGTAATGCTTCTTAGTTTTGTAGGTACCATATCAGGACTAATACTTTTATCCCAAAGTACAGCCGAACCAAGTTTTCTTGTTGCAGCTTTTGTGTTAGGTTTAGGAAACGGAATTGTGATGCCTACGCTTCAAACTATGGTCATTAATATGGTGAAGGCTGAGAAAAGAGGGGTTGCTACAAGTACTTTCTTTTCATCTATTGATTTGGGGATAGGAATCGGTGCTTTTTTCTTAGGAAACATAGCAGAAATTTTTTCTCTATCTCAGATGTACTTATTTTGCGCTATCGGTATGGTGATTCCTGCTGTTCTATTTTTTGGAATAACACTGTCCGACTATAAAAGAAAGTCCAAAATCAGTATAGAGACCGCCAATGTTTGAATTATTCTTTACTCCAGGCCCGTCAGCTTTATATTTTACTGCTGAAGAACACATTAAAACCGCTTTAAAAAAAGGGGTATGCAGTACCTCCCACAGAGGTCAGCAATTCAAAGATATCTACCGGGAATGCCAGCAGAACTTGAAACAGTTGATGGATATTCCTGAGGACTACCATGTACTGATTACCTCTTCGGCAAATGAAGCTTGGGAACGAATCATTGAAAATTGTGTAGAAAATGAAAGCTATCATGTGAGTATGGGAGCATTCTCTCAAAGATTTGCAAAGATCTCAACACAACTTGGAAGAAAAGTTCATGAATTAGTAGTGGAAGATGGGACTGTTCCCGATTTTGATAAGATTGAGGTGCCTCGAGATGTTGAACTTATAACGCTTTGTTTGAACGAGTCTGCATGCGGAACTACCATGCCTCTAGAAACCATCAACGCTATAAGACAAAAATATCCAGACAAATTGATAGCTATTGATGGAGTTTCAGGAGTTCCAGTTATTCCAATTGACTTTAAGAGTATTGATACATTGTATTTCTCTGTTCAGAAAGCTTTTGGTTTACCGGCAGGACTTGGTATCTGGATCGTGAATGACCGATGCTTAGAAAAGGCAATGGCTTTGGAAGCAAAGGGAAAGATGATAGGCTCTTATCATAGGTTGCCAGATATGGTCGAAAAAGCCGCAGTCTATCAAACTGCAGAAACCCCTAATATTCTTGGGATTTATACATTGGCAAAAGTGGCAGCTGATATGTTAGAAAAAGGAATACTTGCTATACGAAGGGAAATTGATTATAAATCTGCTATTCTAAATCAAGTTATTGAAGCTCATCCCCAACTACATCATTTTGTGGCAAATGAAAAACACCGCTCAAAAACGGTGAAAGTCATAAAGTCCGACTTTGAGAGTAATCTATTAATAGACCATCTTAAAAGCAAGAAAATCCATATTGGATCTGGTTATGGGGCTTATAAAAAGGAACACATAAGAATAGCTAATTTCCCAACTCATTCCAAGGAACAAACTGAAATGCTAGTGGATTTAATTGAGGCGTTTAGGAGCTAAATCATATTTAAAAGAACCAAAAACTATCGACCAATGAAAAATATCCTGATTATTATATTTCTGACCATATCGCAATTAGCATATAGTCAATTTGATGCTCCTTTAATTGAGCGGAAGGGAAACCTAGTCCAGAATCGATACTACATTTTAGGCAAAGAAGTATCTGAGAGACAAGTGCTGAAGAAGATGAGGCCTTACCAAGTTTCTCATAAAATGATGAAATCATCAAGACGATTGGCATTTACTTCTTCTTTAATAGCTGGATTTGGCGCAGGCACTTTTATACCCACCTTTTTCGACCCTTCTCCTCAAGTTACATTACCATTACTGATAACAGGAGTCAGTTTAATTGCAATTGCAGTTCCAATAAAGCAAAAAGCAAACAGGAAAGCAGATGAAGCGATCGACTTATATAACTCCAGAGAACTGATGGGTGAAAAGGGCACGAAAGCCGAATTCAATTTAACCTTGTCATCAACTGGAATTGGACTAATGATGACTTTCTAAAAAAGATAGCTATCCGACAACATGACTATCTTTCCTTTTTCGGGCTATATATAATCACTATTTGAATGACAATAGCTAGAAAAATCATAATGTAAATTTCAATTTGTGTAAACAAATCTACGGTATCCATAGCTCTCCTACTTTTTTCAAATTGTCTACTTCCCTCTCTGAGTTGAATCTCCGCTAGATTTTTTAAATCTCTTTTAACTACTTGAAATTGATTAAGAAGTGAACCGTCTTTTACATAATTAGACTGTATAAAATTCTTTTCGATCACTTTTAAATCGGCTAAGTTCTTTTGAAAGTCATTTAAAAACTGTGCCTCCTTAACAGTTAATTTTGTTTGAGCATAGCTTATTAGATGACCATCAATTTCCTTATTGATTTGTTCATTCATCTTGCTGTAAAAGCTAGAATCAGCCTTTATAGCAGCAATCTCTTTTTGATGAATATCTTCAGAGATTTTAAGGATCAAATCTTTAACAACAAGTCGGTCTTCATAAATTGACTCAACAGCCTCACTCATCTGAGAAAAATTACTTTTATCTACCAAGTTAGTAGTTATAACTAGGGTGAAAACTATCAAAATACCTAATATCCACTTTATTTTATCGAATAGATCCATTGAGTTTTTTTTTTGTAATAATAACAATACGTAGAAATATAAAAAAGGCTATCTTGAAATTGAATAATAGCCC
This is a stretch of genomic DNA from Marivirga harenae. It encodes these proteins:
- a CDS encoding (2Fe-2S) ferredoxin domain-containing protein, whose protein sequence is MKPSQNSNDHIFICTGKDCKKNGCEELKSELKKNIKFGKKKSIRLVKTKCMDYCKMGPNIVVNGRLLHTCQAKDTLAILEILRD
- a CDS encoding zinc ribbon domain-containing protein, which encodes MESTVAQKLDALKKLQSIDSKLDDIKKVRGALPDEVADLEDEIAGYETRIQKFDDSVQAIRDEIDAAKQGIKESEKLIAKYGEQQMSVRNNREYDAITKEVELQQLDIQIHEKKIKEAQAKIEDKEKGIEETKALHEDRVKDLESKKSELGNIESETTEEVSKLEKDREKALKKIEDRLVASYDRLRGNVRNGLAVVPVKRGACGGCFNTVPPQRQADIRDRKKLIVCEHCGRILTDVEDEIVEEKPKKKRTTRKTTTKKKAEK
- a CDS encoding nucleoside recognition domain-containing protein; amino-acid sequence: MVLNYIWIAFFLIAFVFALVQWIFMGDMEIFPALTQATFDNAKLGFEISLWLTGVMSLWLGIMKIGEKGGMVSILAKITSPLFSRLFPEVPKNHPAMGAMLMNISANMLGLDNAATPLGLKAMHSLQELNPKKDTASNAQIMFLVLNTSGLTIIPISIMVYRSQLGAADPSDVFIPILLTTFFSTLSGLIAVSIVQRINLFHKNILLSLGLLSLIIASIIYFFSNLSQAEIGPISSNIANFILFSIIIAFIVLAVRKKVNVYDSFVEGAKEGFNYAIMIIPYLIAILVAVGVFRASGAMDLLKDGLEAMVAFVGLNTDFVPSIPTALMKPLSGSGARGMMVDAMEVHGADSFVGRLVSVMQGSTETTFYVLAVYFGSVNIRNSRYALTCGLIADAVGIVAAILISYMFFY
- a CDS encoding tRNA-(ms[2]io[6]A)-hydroxylase → MEKEKFTLGLELPTDPRWVDIAEKNIEDILVDHAYCEQKAASSCMSLIINFPEMDEMVRVMTPVVAEEWSHFERVLEQLDKRGFKLGRQRKDEYVSQLMKLEIKGGSRKYQLMEKLLINALIEARSCERFKQLHIHIQDEELKKFYYELMVSEASHYKNFLKLAESYQPKEEVKKRWAELLEAEAEIMKNLEVRKDRLH
- a CDS encoding TIGR03643 family protein; this encodes MKKIKDLKPEEIDRIVQMGWEDRTTFDAIFNQFGISEKQTIKIMRKEMKPSSFRMWRKRVQGRKTKHEALRKDEVKRFKSTRQKSISLNKYK
- a CDS encoding Nif3-like dinuclear metal center hexameric protein, with the translated sequence MSKIKDIVQHLESIAPLDYQESYDNAGLIVGDASKTVSNILISLDVTEEVVEEAKAKNCELIVAHHPIIFKGLKKLTGSNYVERTVIKAIKNDIAIYASHTNLDNISTGVNAKIAEKLSLRNAEVLSPKKRQLGKLSVFVPQENTNELKKALHQAGAGQIGEYKDCAFESSGKGSFLPTEKANPSIGKSNKLETVDENKVEVIFPMHLKNKVLSAMHNAHPYEEVAYYLHQLENTYNDLGSGMIGEIAEPMEPTDFLDYLKERMGLKVIKHTKEINRKIKKVAICGGAGSFLISQAKNKQADIYISSDIKYHEFFDAEERLIIADIGHYESERFTNEIFYAVLKENFANIALHLGQTVTNPIKYY
- a CDS encoding MFS transporter; translated protein: MTKSPLYTKDFLLHCFSYLLMAVSFYFLLPTLPTFVTDVLGENADKVGYIIGIYALSALVVRPLSGYAFDKYGRRKLFLFAMFCYAIVMAAYGLAASFIFLLFLRLVNGGFWGIVTTGGGTITSDLVPDSRRGEGIGIFGLSMTLSMAIGPLVGLQILRETGSYQALFITSGILCSLAVIMSFFVNHPKISNRKNKLSWENVFEPKVLKVSMVMLLLAFPFAGIMSFITLFAKELSIESTGMFFLIYAIGVSIIRPSTGKMMDKKGPAFVMLLSFVGTISGLILLSQSTAEPSFLVAAFVLGLGNGIVMPTLQTMVINMVKAEKRGVATSTFFSSIDLGIGIGAFFLGNIAEIFSLSQMYLFCAIGMVIPAVLFFGITLSDYKRKSKISIETANV
- the lpxK gene encoding tetraacyldisaccharide 4'-kinase, encoding MSPFSFLYKWVMQFRNHLYDIEYKPVFRFDTRVISVGNLSMGGTGKTPFVEYLLRFLISKNYENKISTLSRGYGRKTSGFRIANKNDDPKSIGDEPFQIYKKFENKAHVTVGEDRVLAIPSILQDFPENEIIILDDAFQHRSVKPNLSILLTDYSSLFYKDYVLPSGTLREGRSGVKRAEVVVVTKCPKDISLKEKNEIRVKINSYTKNEVFFTSINYERPIPSVGDKGLGNKVILVTGIAHAHHFKEFLLREGVEILRHFDFADHHHFSVKEIQEIESLAEQENATIITTEKDWVRLISMPELSTSFRTRLFYVPIMVQFLDDEESFHRILEDSILSTI
- a CDS encoding putative porin produces the protein MKKFSLIISIFCCGFTTGFAQVTDDSTKNVYGAKTTLFTTEENIKNNIDSYQTIDTSLNNTHNWNPVNISDYYYQNLGTIGTAMRPVFYEAPNVIGKRSGFGVYDPYVKTPDKFKYFDTKSPFTQMRSVFGGNYRAFIGIDFSRNVNENWNVGFSFRRWTVDKQIGPLQSRGDLNVLSHSYDLQTDYRSPDRKYHVMFNFARTFHKVNETGGIKDSSEVIDYEELFDYDDEDINLRNAQGGELRQQYHLYQQFKWKKILQFYHVFDRTNRMNTFVNSNPSAETDVNFFDDILLRTDSTVDLSRFVYYQNEIGFKGEIGEAFYRFYAKRKDIRYTGKYLSTVNPVVENYAGGYFRFAPKENWQLKANAEYEVSGNYRLDASLKIPFLTVSASSMQFASPFFYEQHLGNHDFWQNDFGSEQVQQLSGKLDVKWKDYFRIQPKLDLKIVSNHMYFDTLAMPQQASGTAPLLHPGIEAKAKYRSFNLEGNYIYTLKEGANADLFRIPEHFLTLDFYYHKVFEGKLETRIGLEGHYKSTYFADDYDPVTQQFHLQNYFEVPGYMFVDLYATAKINTAQIFIKFRHLNQDITAGGYFTAPYYSGQQRILDFGVTWSFFD
- a CDS encoding aminotransferase class V-fold PLP-dependent enzyme; translation: MFELFFTPGPSALYFTAEEHIKTALKKGVCSTSHRGQQFKDIYRECQQNLKQLMDIPEDYHVLITSSANEAWERIIENCVENESYHVSMGAFSQRFAKISTQLGRKVHELVVEDGTVPDFDKIEVPRDVELITLCLNESACGTTMPLETINAIRQKYPDKLIAIDGVSGVPVIPIDFKSIDTLYFSVQKAFGLPAGLGIWIVNDRCLEKAMALEAKGKMIGSYHRLPDMVEKAAVYQTAETPNILGIYTLAKVAADMLEKGILAIRREIDYKSAILNQVIEAHPQLHHFVANEKHRSKTVKVIKSDFESNLLIDHLKSKKIHIGSGYGAYKKEHIRIANFPTHSKEQTEMLVDLIEAFRS